GACCTTGCCTTCGCCCCTCGGCATGTCATGCACACGGAACAGCGTGTCCAACACGGCGGCACCCACGCAGAGCACATGCTTGCCGCCCTGACTGTCTACCATGCTACTCACTCCTGCCGTGTTCAGATGCGCTTGCCGCTGTCCCTGTCGAACAGATGCACCGTTGCCGGATCGATGGCAATGTGGATCGTATCGCCGAAGCGGACATTGAGGCGTTCGCGGAACAGGCAGGCGATCTCGTCACCCTTGCAATTCAGCTTGGCATAGATTTCCGAGCCGGTGCCTTCGACCAGTTCGACCCGGCCTTCGATGCCACTCTCAGCGGCGCGGATATGTTCCGGGCGCACGCCGTAGACGAGATCGCGGCCGCCCAGTTTGCCGATATCGGCATGGGCGGGCAGCGGCAAGCTGAGGCCCTTCGCCGTGCGGAACACACCTTCCTCCACCCGGCCGCGAATGAAGTTCATGGCGGGCGAGCCGATGAAACCGGCAACGAAGAGGTTGGCGGGATTGTCGTAGAGTTCGAGCGGCGCGCCGATCTGTTCGATCACACCATCATGCAGCACCACGATCTTGTCGGCCATGGTCATGGCTTCCACCTGATCGTGGGTGACGTAAATGGTTGTCGTGCCGATGCGCTGATGCATGGCCTTGATCTCGCCGCGCATCTGCACGCGCAGCTTGGCGTCTAGGTTGGAAAGCGGCTCGTCGAACAGGAAGACCTGCGGGTCGCGCACCAGCGCGCGGCCCATGGCGACACGCTGGCGCTGACCGCCGGAAAGCTGGCGCGGATAACGGTCGAGCAGGTTTTCCAGCCCCAGAATGGCGGCCGCCCGGTCCACCTTGGCCTTGGTTTCCTCCGCGCTCACCTTCTTTAGTTTCAGCGCAAAGCCCATATTGTCCTTGACCGTCATGTGCGGATAAAGCGCGTAGTTCTGGAAGACCATGGCGATGTCGCGGTCGCGGGCGGGCAGGTGGCTGACCTCGCGTGGCCCGATGTGGATTTCGCCATCGCTCAGCTCTTCGAGTCCAGCAATCATGCGCAGCAGGGTGGATTTGCCGCAGCCGGAAGGGCCGACGAGGACGACGAATTCTCCGTCCTTGATGTCGATATCGATCCCGTGGATGACGTTGACCGCGCCGAAGCGCTTCTGGACATTTTGAATATTGACCGGTGCCATGTGCAGGTTCCCGTATTTCTTTGTTTGATGGTTCAGCCGCCCTTGACGGCGCCGGCGGTGAGACCCGCCACGATCTGTTTCTGTGCGAACATGGTCAGCAGCAGCACTGGCAGCGTCACAATCAACGCGGCTGCGGCCAGGGGACCCCAGCTCACCTGTTCGAAGGAGAGCATGTTGTAGACCGCGACCGGCAGGGTGCGCGTTTCGCGGCTAGCCAGCACGATGCCGAAGACGAAGTTGTTCCACGAAAAGATGACCGCGAGGATGAAGGAGACGACGATGCCCGGCTTGGCAATCGGCAGCGCCACCAGCCGGAACACCTGCCAGGAAGATGCGCCGTCGATGCTTGCGGCCTCTTCCAACTCCTTCGGCGTCGTCTCGAAATAACCGATCATAATCCAGACGACGATCGGCACCGTCACGACAAGATGGATGATGATTTGCGGCCAGAGCGTGCCCAAGAGGTTCAGCCATTGGAACAGCAGGAACAGCGGAATGAGGAAGGAAAGGCCGGGCGTCATGCGGGCGATCATGATGACGACGGCGGATTTTTCCGCCTTCAGCCTTGCGATGCCGTAGCCGGCAGGCACGCCGATGACGAGCGCCAGAATGGTGGCAGCCCCTGTCACGAGAACCGAATTCCAGAAATAGAGGAAGAAATTGTTCTCTTCGAACACCTTCACATAGTTCGACCAGGCGAAACGTTCGGGAATGAGGATCGGCGGATAGGCGCCGTTGTCGATTTCATATTTCAGCGACAGCGAGATCATCCAGATGAAGAACAGGATGACCGGAGAGATCATCACCAGCGCCACGAAGAACAGGCCGAGCCGGTCGAGATTTTTACGTTTCAGGATTTTTGCGGACATCAGCGATCCTCCATCTCGTTCCATTGCGACCGCTGGCGCACCATCAGAAGCACGAAGGAAAGCGCCACGATGATGATGAAGAAGACGACGGCCATGGCCGAGCCGTAACCGATGTCGTAATAGGCAAAGGCCGTATTGTAGAGGTAGATGTTGATGGTTTCCGATGCGGTGCCGGGTCCGCCCTGGGTCATCGCATAGATGATGTCGAAGCTCTTGACGGCATCGATCGAGCGGATGATGACGGCGATCATCAGGAACGGCGCGATCATCGGCATGGTGAGATAACGGAACTTCTGCCAGGCATTGGCGCCGTCGATCTCGGCGCTCTCATAGGGTTCGCGCGGAACGGCGGCGAGACCGCCGAGCACGATCAGCATGACGAGCGGCGTCCATTGCCAGGTTTCGACAAGGACCAGCGAGGGAATGACCGTCGACTGATTGTAGATCCATTCCAGCGGGCCAATGCCGATGAAAGACAGGAGATAGTTCAAAACGCCGAGTTGCGGGTGGAACATCATGGTCCAGACTAGCGCGATGGCGACCGGGGTCGCCATCATCGGCATGACAAAGACGCCGCGCAGAAAACCACGCAGTGGAAACTGCGCATCGAAAACCAGCGCCGCCAATGTTCCGAGAAACAGCGGGGCAACGACCGACAGCACGGTATAAACGAGCGTATGCCACAGCGATTCCCAGAATCTTGCGTCGCTGGCGAGCCTGACGTAGTTCTCGAAACCGATAAAGCTCTGCTCCTGCCCGAGCGTCCAGCGATGCGCGCTCATCCAGAGGGTGAAGACCCAAGGAAAAACGATAACCGCTGAAATGACGACAAGTGCCGGTATGACGAAGGGCCAGTAGTTGGGAGCAAGCCTTGCCGGCCTGCTCCCTTCTTTGCGGCTGACGCCTGTCTTGGTGTTTTCGATGCTCACGGAGGCCATTATCCCTCGCTACGCGCCAGAACGGGTGTGAATTGTTCCGTTGCCTTCTTGAGTTCCGCCGCGGGGTCGGCGCCGCCGATCATGTTGGTAAGGCCGACGCCGTAGATGTCGCGGAACTCCGTCACCGGAATGATGACGGGAAGCGCAAGCTGCGAGACCTTGCCGGAACCGACGACGGCATCCAGCCAGGCGGCCGGCATCTTCACACCATCACGCACCTTCTGGTCTTCGAGGATGGACTGGCGGAACGGAACGCCGGCGCCCGCCTGCAGCAGTCGAGCGCCCATTTCATGCGAAATCGCCCATTGGCAGAAGAGGTAAGCGGCTTCCTTCTTGCTGCTGGCTTCGACGACGCCGAGACCATCGCCGAACGTGCCCGCTGCCTGGGTTGCCGGGCCCTTCGGCATGACGCCGTAACCGACCTTGCCGACGACACGGGATTTTTCCGGGTTCTCGATCGGCGGCGCAAAACCGACGCCATCGAACCACATGCCGATCTTGCCCTGCAGGAATGCCGACTGTGCTTCCGCCCAGTTGAAGCCGGAAACGCCGGGAGGGGCGGCTTTCGTCATCAGGCGCTGATAGAGCTTTGCCGCTTCAACCGCCTCCTTGGATTCAGTGTTGACCTTGCCATCGACGATCGGCTTTGCGCCGTAGCCGAGCATCAGCGAGGTCCATACGGGTGTATTGGCGTTCTTGAGGCCACGCGCCACGAAACCATAGGTGTTGGTGGAGGGATCGGTGATCTTTTCCGCCGCCGTTACCAGTTCCTCGAAAGTTTCAGGGTATTTCAGCCCCTTGGCTTCGAAGAGCTCCTTGTTCCAGTAGACGATCCAGTAATCCACCGAGAAGGGCAGCGAACGCAGCACGCCGTCGCTGTCCTTGGCGAACAGCATCCCGGCCTCGGCAAAGTCTTTCTCAACGAGCGACGGATCGGTCAGCGAAGGGTCCTTCAGGAAGCCGCTGATATCGGCCAGCCACTTGCCCTTTTCGAACTGGCGCTTCTGCACGTGGTAGCTCAGATGCACCACATCGAAGCTCGGCTTGCCCGAGGAAAGTTCGATGACCACCTTCTGACGCTGCTGCTGTTCCGGCGTTGCTTCGGCATTGACCTTGATGCCGGTCAGTTCTTCGAATTCGCCGAGATATTTAATCAGTGTTTCGCTGCGCGGGCTTTTGACGAGGTTGACCTCAAGCGTCGTGCCGGCGTGTTTTTTCCAGTTCACCGCCGCCGATGCCGGTCGAATGCCAAGCACCGCGCTGCTGCCAAGCGCGGCCGTACCGGCAAGAAACCCGCGGCGCGTCGGGTTGAGCAACCAATTCGTCATGTCCAGTTCTCCTCCTTGTGCCGGAATTCTCCTCACCCCGGCTTGCTACATTTTATACCGCCAGCGCCCTGTCCCTTGCGTTGCGGATATGGGCGGTCAGCCGCTCCACGGCGTCTTCTACGGAGCGCTTCTCGATGGCTTCGAGAATGGCGAGATGTTCTTTCATCACTGACTTCACATGACCGGCGATGCGAAAGCGCTCCTGGTTGATGAGGCGCATCTTGATGGAATTGACGCGGTAGGCATTCGAGATGATCGAATTGCCGAGCGCATCGATGAAAGCATCGTGCATGCCCCAGTCCACCTGTTGCGCGTGCTGCTCCAGTTCCGGCGACTCTCCACCATTTTCAGCCGCTTCGGCGACATCACGGTGCTGTTTCAACAGTTTGGCAATAGCTGCGTCTGAGGCAGAACGGGTGAACAGCGCCACGGCTTCCTTTTCGAGGAAGATGCGGAACTGGAATGCCTCGCGGATGAGGTTGATGTCGATATGGGCGACCTGCAATCCCCGCTGTGGCACGGTCTTGATCAGACCTTCCGCCTCCAGCCGCGGAATTGCCTCCCGGATTGCACCGAGCGGCAGACCCGTCAGCTCCACAAGGCGGCGCTGCGAGATGAATTGCCCCGGACGAACATCACGCGAGAGAAGGTGATGCGTAAAGCTCTCATACGCCCGTTCCCGCAATGTCTGTTCGCCGGTATCGTCCATGCTCAACCTTTCAGCTCCGTTCAGGCGGCCTGTTTGCGAAACAGCGCGTCGAATGCACCTTCGATCTGCCGCCGGCCTTCAGCCGAAATGGCGACGAGAGGCGCGCGCACATCCGACCAGATCGCTTCCCCTGTCGTGTGTGATACCAGCACCTTGACGGCGGGTGTAACCGGGAATTTCAGAAGTTCCACAACTAGATCGACGATGCGCTGGTCGTCCTTGCCGTCAACCGCCATGGCCCGCACTTCCTGTGTGAGGAAGTTCGCAACGCCTGATATCGCACCTTGACCGCCGAGGCGCACGCCTTTCGCCAGATCGCGCTCATCGCCGATCAAGATGGCGAGCTCACCGTGTTCTTTCAGCAAACGTTCGGTATGGCTCCAGTTGCCGGAGGAATCCTTGACGCCGGTGACGATGCCCGGAAACGCCGCCTTCAGCCGTCCGACCAACTCGACCGACAACGTCACCATGGTCACGGAGGGGATGTTGTACACGAGGATATCGCGTGCATCTTTGCCAATCATCGAAAAGACCGCTGAGAACCAGGCAAACAGGCCGTCGTCACTGACATTCTTGAAATAGGAGGGCGGGGCGAGCAGAATGTTGCGGGCGCCGGCTCTCAATGCTTCGGCCGACTGGTCGGCCGCATCCTCGATGGAATCGACCAGAACGCCGGTGACGATGCGCGACGGTGCGATGCCCGCCGCAATGAAACCGGAGAGTATCGCCTGCCTTTCACGGCTGCCGACGGAGCAGCCTTCACCTGTCGTGCCAAAGAGTGTCACGCTGTCGCAGCCGTTCGACAGGCAACGGCGGGCATGGGCGATCATGGCATCGATATCGACTGTTCCGTCGGTTTTGAAAGGTGTGGTCAAAGCTGCCGAAAGGCCGAATTTCTGGGTCAATTACGATGCTCCTCCAAGGTGACTACGAATTGATGACATACTGACATGTTAGTTGTAAAGAGGTAATTGCAGTATGATTGTTTGGAACTGCCGAGCCAGCATCCGCGTCTTGTCGGGCAGGTAACATTACAAGCCGAAGCCGAAGGGTTGCACAGGACCAGGGCGGGCGCTTCTCCAACGGCACGACGCCAGTGGACGCCCATCGCAGCGCTGGCATGCGCGAAAATAAAATTTGACTGACGCAGTAAAGATTTTTATCAGGCAATCTGAATATTGGGATAAAGGAACTTTCATCATGACCATTGCGGAGCCGGCAGCGCCTGTAGCAGCGATCGAGCAGAGCCGCGTCAAGCGCCTGAAGGCAGCGACGCGGGGCGCGCATGGCGATCTGGATGCTTTCATCATGGCGGCAAAGCCGTTTGAGAGCGGCGAGAACTTCGGCAAATTTGTCGAAACACAATATCTCTTCCACCGCGATCTCGATGTCTTTTTTTCCAATGAAACACTTGACGGCCTGCTTCCAGACCTCAAGGGCCGGCGTCGTCTTCCCATGATCGAGCAGGACCTTGCCGATCTCGGTCTTGCCATTCCAGAAGCGTCCGCACCGCGCTTTACCGCCGAAACGCCCTTTGATCTGCCGGAGGCCATGGGTTGGCTTTACGTGGTCGAAGGCTCCAATCTCGGCGCGGCCTTCCTGCTGAAGGATGCGGCCAAGCTTGGCCTGACTGAAGAATTCGGTGCGCGGCATCTGGCCGGCGCACCGGAAGGACGCGGCCTGCACTGGCGCACTTTCACTGCCGCACTGGACGAAATTTCGCTGACCGTTGAAGAGGAAGAGCGGGTTATCGCGGGTGCCGAGGCGGCATTCCGGGCAGTGCATGCCTATGCCCAGCAGCGGATGGGTTGAGGTTTTGGCATAGCTGCGCGGCCGTTGTCCTCATCGCGCAGAAATACCCCTTCGCGCGTGCGCATTTGATTGAGTCTTAACTCCCTACCGCCGTCACCACGGACTTGATCCGGGTCCAGTGCGATCAAGTCCTTGATCGCAAAAGATTCTATTTCCCGCGCAGACGCGCCGTGGCGGGATGCCCGATCGGGTCCGGCATAACGGAGGAGAGCCTTCGAATTTTTAGATCGGTCTGCGATTGCCGTGAAGGTCACCCACCTTCGACGTATCGTCCTCAATATATGCTGAATAAACAGGCAAATATTTTTACCAAATGATAAAAAATTTGCCTTTCGGTCAAGGCTCAGTCTGCCCCGAAATTTTATCCATTTGATAAAATTATTTTATTTGGTCTGGCACAGAACCTGCTACTCTTTTGTCAAGTCAGGAGACACCTGACGTCAAAAAGGGAACAGTAAAATGGAAGTTGGTGTTTTTATCCCGATCGGGAACAATGGATGGCTTCTTTCCGAAAACGCGCCGCAATACAAGCCGAGCTTCGATCTCAACAAGGCGATCACGCTGAAGGCCGAGCAATATGGTTTCGACTTTGCGCTGTCGATGATCAAGCTGCGTGGCTTCGGCGGCAAGACCGAGTTCTGGGATTACAATCTGGAATCCTTCACGCTGATGGCGGGGCTGGCCGCCGTCACCTCCAAGATCAAGCTGTTCGGCACCGCCGCCACGCTGGTCATGCCGCCGGCTATCGTTGCGCGCATGGCAACCACGATCGATTCCATTTCCGGTGGCCGTTTTGGCATCAACCTGATCACCGGCTGGCAGCGGCCGGAATATAGCCAGATGGGGCTTTGGCCGGGTGACGATTATTTCGGCGATCGTTACGAATATCTCGGCGAATATACGACTGTGCTGAAAGAGCTGCTGACGGAAGGGCAGTCGGATTTCAAGGGCAAGTTCTTCCAGATGGACGATTGCCGCATGAAGCCGGTGCCGCAGGGTGATGTGAAGCTCATCTGCGCCGGTTCTTCCAATTCCGGCATGGCGTTCTCGGCCAAATTCGCGGATTACAGCTTCTGCTTTGGCGTGGGCGTCAATACGCCGAAGGCCTTTGCGCCCACTAATGAGCGCCTGCTGGCGGCAACGGAAAAGAGCGGCCGCGAGGTTAAATCCGTTGTGCTGACGATGGTGCTCGCCGAGGAAAAATCCGAGGATGCCTGGGCGAAGTGGGAGCATTACAAGGCTGGCGCGGATCAGGACGCGATCAAATGGCTTGGCCTGCAGAGCGCCGTCGATACCAAATCCGGCTCCGACACCAATGTACGGCATATGTCCAACCCCGTTTCTGCGGTCAATATCAATATGGGAACCTTGATCGGCTCCTATGAGGAAGTGGCGGCAATGCTGGATGAAATGAGCGAGGTGCCGGGAACGGGCGGCGTGATGCTGACCTTCGATGACTTCCTCGAAGGGGTCGAGAAATTCGGCAAATATGTGCAGCCGCTGATGAAGAGCCGCGCGCATGTTCAAGCGGCACTGGAGGCAGCGGAATGAGCGAAGCCGTCGTGGCGGGTTACAAGGGCCCGGAAACTCGCTCGCAAAGCGTCACGCTGCCTGCAAGGCCGGAGCCGATCACACTGAAACCCAGCGAGACCGCCGTTGTTGTGGTCGATATGCAGAACGCCTACTCAACCGAGGGCGGTTACGTCGATCTTGCCGGTTTCGATATATCAGGGGCGAAGGGGACCATCGCCAACATCAAGAAGACTTTGGATGCGGCGCGGGCGGCAGGCGTTCAGGTCATCTACTTCCAGAATGGCTGGGACAAGGACTATGTCGAGGCGGGCGGGCCGGGTTCGCCCAACTGGCACAAGTCCAATGCGCTGAAGACCATGCGCAAAAGGCCGGAACTGCAGGGCCAGCTGCTCGCCAAGGGCACATGGGACTACGCCATTGTCGATGAGCTGCAACCGCAGCCCGGCGATATTCTGGTGCCGAAAACGCGTTACAGCGGTTTCTTCAACACCAATATGGATAGCGTGCTGCGCGCGCGTGGCATCCGCAATCTGGTCTTTGTCGGCATTGCCACCAATGTCTGCGTGGAAAGCTCGCTGCGTGATGCCTTTCACCTCGAATATTTCGGGGTGATGCTGGAGGATGCCACGCATCATCTGGGGCCGGACTATATCCAGCAGGCGACGGTCTATAATGTCGAGAAATTTTTCGGCTGGGTTGCCACCGTCAATGATTTCTGCGGCGTCATTTCGCAGGCCGCACCTGTCAGCGCTTGATTTCAACATAAGAGGAGAACGAAATGCCGAAAAAGATCGTCGTGCCTGCGGGTACTAGCAAACCCATCGCTCCCTTCTCGCCGGGCACCCTTGCCGATGGCGTGGTTTACGTGTCCGGCACGCTGCCCTTCGACAAGGACAATAATGTCGTGCATGTGGGTGATGCCAGCGCCCAGACACGCCATGTTCTGGAAACCATCAAGTCGGTCATCGAAACCGCCGGCGGCACGATGGAAGACGTGACGATGAACCACATCTTCATCACCGACTGGGCGAATTATCAGGCCGTCAACGCGGTCTATGCGGAATATTTCCCCGGCGATAAACCGGCGCGATATTGCATCCAGTGCGGCCTCGTGAAGCCCGATGCGCTGGTCGAAATCGCCACCGTCGCCCATATCGGCAAATAGGCGAAAAGGCAGATGATGCATTTCGAGGTTCATGGCCGCGCCGATGCCGAGGCAACCACTATCCTGCTGTCTTCGGGCCTTGGCGGATCGGGTGCCTATTGGGTACCGCAGATCGAGGCTCTTTCCGGCCATTTCCGGGTGGTCACCTATGACCATCGCGGCACCGGCAGGACCGGCGGCGAGGTGCCGGAGGATG
This sequence is a window from Agrobacterium tumefaciens. Protein-coding genes within it:
- a CDS encoding ABC transporter substrate-binding protein; protein product: MTNWLLNPTRRGFLAGTAALGSSAVLGIRPASAAVNWKKHAGTTLEVNLVKSPRSETLIKYLGEFEELTGIKVNAEATPEQQQRQKVVIELSSGKPSFDVVHLSYHVQKRQFEKGKWLADISGFLKDPSLTDPSLVEKDFAEAGMLFAKDSDGVLRSLPFSVDYWIVYWNKELFEAKGLKYPETFEELVTAAEKITDPSTNTYGFVARGLKNANTPVWTSLMLGYGAKPIVDGKVNTESKEAVEAAKLYQRLMTKAAPPGVSGFNWAEAQSAFLQGKIGMWFDGVGFAPPIENPEKSRVVGKVGYGVMPKGPATQAAGTFGDGLGVVEASSKKEAAYLFCQWAISHEMGARLLQAGAGVPFRQSILEDQKVRDGVKMPAAWLDAVVGSGKVSQLALPVIIPVTEFRDIYGVGLTNMIGGADPAAELKKATEQFTPVLARSEG
- a CDS encoding dihydrodipicolinate synthase family protein encodes the protein MTQKFGLSAALTTPFKTDGTVDIDAMIAHARRCLSNGCDSVTLFGTTGEGCSVGSRERQAILSGFIAAGIAPSRIVTGVLVDSIEDAADQSAEALRAGARNILLAPPSYFKNVSDDGLFAWFSAVFSMIGKDARDILVYNIPSVTMVTLSVELVGRLKAAFPGIVTGVKDSSGNWSHTERLLKEHGELAILIGDERDLAKGVRLGGQGAISGVANFLTQEVRAMAVDGKDDQRIVDLVVELLKFPVTPAVKVLVSHTTGEAIWSDVRAPLVAISAEGRRQIEGAFDALFRKQAA
- a CDS encoding GntR family transcriptional regulator; protein product: MDDTGEQTLRERAYESFTHHLLSRDVRPGQFISQRRLVELTGLPLGAIREAIPRLEAEGLIKTVPQRGLQVAHIDINLIREAFQFRIFLEKEAVALFTRSASDAAIAKLLKQHRDVAEAAENGGESPELEQHAQQVDWGMHDAFIDALGNSIISNAYRVNSIKMRLINQERFRIAGHVKSVMKEHLAILEAIEKRSVEDAVERLTAHIRNARDRALAV
- a CDS encoding biliverdin-producing heme oxygenase, yielding MTIAEPAAPVAAIEQSRVKRLKAATRGAHGDLDAFIMAAKPFESGENFGKFVETQYLFHRDLDVFFSNETLDGLLPDLKGRRRLPMIEQDLADLGLAIPEASAPRFTAETPFDLPEAMGWLYVVEGSNLGAAFLLKDAAKLGLTEEFGARHLAGAPEGRGLHWRTFTAALDEISLTVEEEERVIAGAEAAFRAVHAYAQQRMG
- a CDS encoding carbohydrate ABC transporter permease, with the translated sequence MKRKNLDRLGLFFVALVMISPVILFFIWMISLSLKYEIDNGAYPPILIPERFAWSNYVKVFEENNFFLYFWNSVLVTGAATILALVIGVPAGYGIARLKAEKSAVVIMIARMTPGLSFLIPLFLLFQWLNLLGTLWPQIIIHLVVTVPIVVWIMIGYFETTPKELEEAASIDGASSWQVFRLVALPIAKPGIVVSFILAVIFSWNNFVFGIVLASRETRTLPVAVYNMLSFEQVSWGPLAAAALIVTLPVLLLTMFAQKQIVAGLTAGAVKGG
- a CDS encoding ABC transporter ATP-binding protein; amino-acid sequence: MAPVNIQNVQKRFGAVNVIHGIDIDIKDGEFVVLVGPSGCGKSTLLRMIAGLEELSDGEIHIGPREVSHLPARDRDIAMVFQNYALYPHMTVKDNMGFALKLKKVSAEETKAKVDRAAAILGLENLLDRYPRQLSGGQRQRVAMGRALVRDPQVFLFDEPLSNLDAKLRVQMRGEIKAMHQRIGTTTIYVTHDQVEAMTMADKIVVLHDGVIEQIGAPLELYDNPANLFVAGFIGSPAMNFIRGRVEEGVFRTAKGLSLPLPAHADIGKLGGRDLVYGVRPEHIRAAESGIEGRVELVEGTGSEIYAKLNCKGDEIACLFRERLNVRFGDTIHIAIDPATVHLFDRDSGKRI
- the rutA gene encoding pyrimidine utilization protein A, whose amino-acid sequence is MEVGVFIPIGNNGWLLSENAPQYKPSFDLNKAITLKAEQYGFDFALSMIKLRGFGGKTEFWDYNLESFTLMAGLAAVTSKIKLFGTAATLVMPPAIVARMATTIDSISGGRFGINLITGWQRPEYSQMGLWPGDDYFGDRYEYLGEYTTVLKELLTEGQSDFKGKFFQMDDCRMKPVPQGDVKLICAGSSNSGMAFSAKFADYSFCFGVGVNTPKAFAPTNERLLAATEKSGREVKSVVLTMVLAEEKSEDAWAKWEHYKAGADQDAIKWLGLQSAVDTKSGSDTNVRHMSNPVSAVNINMGTLIGSYEEVAAMLDEMSEVPGTGGVMLTFDDFLEGVEKFGKYVQPLMKSRAHVQAALEAAE
- a CDS encoding carbohydrate ABC transporter permease yields the protein MASVSIENTKTGVSRKEGSRPARLAPNYWPFVIPALVVISAVIVFPWVFTLWMSAHRWTLGQEQSFIGFENYVRLASDARFWESLWHTLVYTVLSVVAPLFLGTLAALVFDAQFPLRGFLRGVFVMPMMATPVAIALVWTMMFHPQLGVLNYLLSFIGIGPLEWIYNQSTVIPSLVLVETWQWTPLVMLIVLGGLAAVPREPYESAEIDGANAWQKFRYLTMPMIAPFLMIAVIIRSIDAVKSFDIIYAMTQGGPGTASETINIYLYNTAFAYYDIGYGSAMAVVFFIIIVALSFVLLMVRQRSQWNEMEDR
- the rutB gene encoding pyrimidine utilization protein B, producing MSEAVVAGYKGPETRSQSVTLPARPEPITLKPSETAVVVVDMQNAYSTEGGYVDLAGFDISGAKGTIANIKKTLDAARAAGVQVIYFQNGWDKDYVEAGGPGSPNWHKSNALKTMRKRPELQGQLLAKGTWDYAIVDELQPQPGDILVPKTRYSGFFNTNMDSVLRARGIRNLVFVGIATNVCVESSLRDAFHLEYFGVMLEDATHHLGPDYIQQATVYNVEKFFGWVATVNDFCGVISQAAPVSA
- the rutC gene encoding pyrimidine utilization protein C, translating into MPKKIVVPAGTSKPIAPFSPGTLADGVVYVSGTLPFDKDNNVVHVGDASAQTRHVLETIKSVIETAGGTMEDVTMNHIFITDWANYQAVNAVYAEYFPGDKPARYCIQCGLVKPDALVEIATVAHIGK